The DNA region ACCCCGCGAACCCCGCCATGAAACCCCGCCCATTCAGCCCGCCAACACTGCCGTAGCACATATGGCTAGCTGTTAGCTTATACCTGCTGGGGACAGTGGGATAGGAGTCGCCACCGAGAACATCTAACTTTAACGCTGCCCgtccactttttaaaaactgcaggaACAGAACTTAAATCGGGATGTGCTCCGTCGTCGGCTGTGATTCGTGGCGTCGCAGTGCGCATCGGTTCAAGTTACCGGAGGATCCAGAGAGGAGACTGGAGTGGGTTCAGTTCCTGTTTGAAGTCAACGGGCAACGACTTAAAGAATCGTCCTGCACCGATATCACCATTTGTAGTGAACACTTTACTGATGACTGTTTTGAAAACCTGACCCCGACTGGCATGGTCCAGCTGAAGCCCAGTGTTGTCCCATCACTGTGTATCAAGCCAGAGCCAGACGAACCTGAGCCATGTCAGGTGAGGCCGAAATATGTGGTTTGCTTTAACAGCTTTAACCTCCGGCTACAGTACACTGAAAGACACGAGCATCACCCATTCCTGCCTAACTACACATGGAGATATCAACTGAATGCTTGACTACTGTTGACACTATATTTTCTTAaggatgtgtttgttttaatacaCACATCCGCCCGAGTGGACGGAGTTTAGTCACAATTTGTCTAACACACTGTTTCTATTGACAAACGTACTTTAAATTGCTGTTAATCGCTTATTAAGTGGATGTACAATTTAAATGAATCATTACAAAATAGGCCAGAGACacattacaaattcaattgtcAAGTACAGCAAATGTGCacaaagggttttttttttaggtagaCAATTTGGTGTGTTAAGTGGTTAGGTGTTAGTTATGTTATTGATTACAGTAATGACACATTAACAAATCAGGTTTATATCAGCATGACAATATGTTAGGTGTTTATTTCCATATTCTTTTATTACAAATAACTGGTTTATCCCATCAGAGACATACATTAGGAGTCATAGCAGGAGAGCTATATGCAACATGTAGAGTACAGTATATGAAAGTGATTCAAATACTGCATATTTTCATTGCCCCAGTTGAAATATTGTTTGCACTGACAGGTGTGTTTACTGACCTAGCCCTAACTACTGTTGATACTGTATACTGAGCACGTGCCATGTGTTTTGGTGTAGAGATAACCCAAGGACTGAGATACTGCGTTATCCCACTGCTCACATTTACAGGCCTACTGAGCCATTCCCCATGTGCATGCACACtaaactttcatttattttcatataaaataaatcatgtaGTACTGTAAGGTGTATTGTATGTGGCTTTTGTTAGTACAACTCATAGAGAGTCTATGCTACAACTACAAgcttttgcttttttcattgctttgtGTAGGAGCCTGTGGAAACCACAGAGTTTACGTCTCCATGTGATCAACTTAAAACGCGTGATAGTCCATCGTCCTACTCTGAAGAATCAGGACGAACTTCAGTAGGTAAGAAACTCCACGTTGTTATGTGCTGGAGTGGGCATTcactcaaatgttttgttttcatgtgaatAATGAACGTTACATTTAAATTTGCAGCTGCCCAAGAAAGCCCAGTGCCAAGTGATACTTCAGATGCTTTCATGTCTGATTATGGTCAGATGCTACAAAAAATTGTGAACATTGATATGATCAGGGAAAAGTAAGTTCATCTTTTTCAACAGTTGTACTTTAAGTACACCAGGTTAGCTTTTTAAACCTTAATGTTTCGTTTAAATCGTTTTTTTAGAGCTGCACTTCTGCAGATGAAAGGGAAGTGTGTTGTGAACGAAAAACGCCTCCTCCAGTTGTTCCGCTGCAAGTGCCCGTCATGTGGCTGTAAACTTCAGATGGAGAAGGTCACCTATGGGGTGCTCGTCATCTTGAACCAACGGTGCCTTCAGTGTGAGTACAGAAACCAGTGGAAAAGCCAAGTCAATGCCAGCGTCCCGACAGCTGAAGATCAACACCTGACAGGaggcgcagcagcagcaactcCAGAGACCCAACAGGTAGGACTTACCGCAACATATCCAGACACACTGCTTGTAGCTTAAGAGTTTAGTCTCCTTTTTAATAGAGTTGTGCAGTTTTTTAactaaactattttaaaaatcgATTGTTTCAGTCACCAAAAGGAGTGACAAAATGCTACAATTTCTCAgcttccagcttcttaaatgggAAGTTTGCTGCTTCTCTTGGTCATACATCACAGTaagctgaatatctttggattttggactttcggtcggacaaaacaaaacatttgaagacgtcaccttggactgtGGGCAgttgtgattggcattttttaCTCtcttttgacatttcatagaccaaatgattaatcgaaaAAATTATCTgcagatgaattgataatgaaaatgatcgtTAGTTGCACCACTATAAATAGCTCAATCAGTAATAAAAGTCCTAATGTGTCTGCGCTtgcatctgttttgtttgtttggctgtAACATTCATCCTGTACTGACTGACAAATGTTACATTTGACCCATTTCTTGTCATTATATCTTTCACAGACAGTGTCAACAGATGACAACCACAGCACTATCACAGGTGTCTCTGAGATTGTTGCTGTTATTGATGAGGAGAGTGATCCCACGGGTGAAACGGAGGAATCGGGTGATGAAGGTGACATGGATTCAGACGAAGATTGGAATCCAGTGGAGGAGCTTTTACCGGATAAAGAGCTTCATGGTGAATCTGATGAGGAAAGCGAATACGAAGATGATGACTATCCTCACCTTGCCCCCAAACACAGCCAGCTCTGCACAGATTgtgggatgtttttcagcagaCGGTGGCCTCACACATGTGAGCACAAAATTAAACCCTATTCTTGCAATATTTGTGGAAAAAGATGTGTCAGTGAGGTCGCCCTAAATTCTCACAGCAGAATCCATGATGCAAACTATGAGCATCGGTGCAAATACTGCCACGTTACGTTCAAAACAAAGGTGGACAAAATCACTCACGAGCAGACCCATGTAACTCAAGGAAAGCCCTATAAATGTCCTGACTGTTCAGAGACATTTCCCACAAATAAGGAACGCAAAATCCACCTGGAGGATCACAGAGGCCCCCAGCAGTTAAAATGTGACATCTGTGGGATTGAATTTAACCGTGTCCGTTCTCTCCAGAGACACTTAACTGTGCACACAGGAGTGAAGCCGTTTAAGTGCTCGGTGTGCCAACGTGGCTTCAACCAGGCAGGCCACCTGAAGTCCCACATGCGTCTGCACACAGGGGAGAGGCCTTATAAGTGTCAGCATTGCGACAAATGCTTCAATCACAACGTGAGCTTGAAGAGTCATGTCCAGCGTTACCACACGTCGAGCTCCGGACATGAACGGAAGAagggtaaaaacaaaactgtatgcGACATTGTTGATGTTCAGGAAAATGGGAACGAGAAAGGCACAAACTCAGGGCTTGACAATGTAGAGGAAGAACAGGATACAAAAGAGGAGGTGCAGAAGGACAGAGCAGATgtgccaaaaaagaaaaagaggagcaCAGGTAGGCCCATAGGAAGGCCGAAGAGAAATGCAGCAGGCAGCTTGGCCGGTGAAATGCAAGGCCAGTGTTCAAGCTCTAAGAGCGCCAAAGTAAAAATGCAGAAGTTAAAGAGAAGACGTTGCAGTGATGAAGAAAGTGAGGATGAGCCGACCGATTGTGACACATCCTTTGACctaacagaggaggaggaagaggagatgagTGAGAAAGTGACATCGAGCACGAGCAGATcaagaagaaggggaaaaaattcTGACTTGGACTCTGATTTTGACCCAAAAGACTCAAAGAGAAAGAGGTACAGCAGCCAGAACAGTGGCAAGAGCTCAGGGAAGCGCAGGGGACGACCGAGGAAGAATCAAGTAGTTGAAGACACTTAAAAAGACATTGAGATAAAAAGGTTACTGAGTTGAGCACTTAAGATAAATACAATTTAGAGTGTTATACAGAACTTGACTGTTTTCCATGATATGGGTCCAGGGGTCTTTTCAAATTTCTCTGATTTTATAATGTCACTTTGACTTCAAGATACTTTTGAATCTTGTTAACTGAAGTGTGTACCATGGGACCAAACGGGGTAAAATTAGATTAAACTGGTTTGACTTTAAGTGCCTGTTCTCCTTTGTGCTGTAGGTGATCAATAATTCCATCAaactgttatatactgtatgaacatTAGATGTGTTAATTGCTGAAAGTAGCCACATCTCTTAGTGCCATCAATTCACTTGTACTGTATGCCTACAGCCAGGTCATCTTTTGGGatggtgtgtttttaacaattttCCAAATGCTTTCGTAGCTAGGCGACAACCAGGTAACAGAAAGAGTAATACAGCGTTTTGACAGTGGGTCTTTACATTACTCTGATACAGTACTAATGTTAATTATGTTGGATAATTATACAACTAATTTCTTTTGTATGAAAACACTTTATTCCAAATTCCATAGTATGAAACATAAAGTAGCTAATATGATATTGTTGAGTGGATTAATAACTAACGTTTAAATGACAAGCCTGAATGATGTcgtagtaggaaaagcacaggtgttactaataacgaTGGCTCCGCTCTATTCAAGTGTCCTGTTCCCTATCCAGATAGTATGCATATCCAATATTTCTGTCTCCACCCCAATATAATGGGAGTGAAAGGAATGTGATGTATTTGTGTTGCTCAGTGCATTGAGAAATTACTCTGACTCAGGTTAGAGATCTGGCTCATATACATTAACCTCCATTGTATCGAGATGCAGGCAGGAATGCCAGAGATGGATGCcccaaaacctggacaaatgaaaccaaaactaccTGCATGGTTAAATACCACTAGGGCAAagtgaggaaatgttttttttttttttgtaatttgggttaTCTGATCCTTTAATTTGTGTTGCGGTGTAAAACTTTCTAAGCTCAACAGGTCCATCTAATGGACCTGCATATCTGCACACATCAGTAAACCTTCGTAGGACTAAACtttttgtgtattatttttattgaagtAGGCGTCTTAGTACATGTTAACGAGTCTACTGTCGGAGTGACGGGCTTCCACAGGTATAGTGTCAGACTTTATGTTACCTGACGAGTTTTGAGGTTGATACTTCAGTTATTAGTGGCCTCATTGTCGAAATATCGCGTTCCTGGACCTCGAAAACCTTTGTGCACAACGTATAAGAAGTATGGCCCCAAAAGACAGTAACTTCATTTATTGAACCTAAAGCCGGGACACGCCTGATGTGAAACTACGCGAACCCGGCCATAGAACCCCGCCCATTCCGTTAtaacatattttttctctccaccagTTTTGCGTCAAGTCCCgccctactgtgctgtgattggctagcttGTGACTTCGGCGCGGACTTGTGATTGGATGCCCGTGTCCCTAGGGTGATGTTAGTATAACTGAAATGCTTTAATTTGCCTATTTTGTTATCTTATACAGTTCTCTAACCCTTTTTCCCTCGATGGCAAGGCATTCAAGATTGAGTGTATATATTCATTGAATAAAATTATGGTTATGAATACATGATTTGCTGAGAAGCAAATGGTATATGAACAAGTGGTTACATTGCGTATAGTTAAATTGCGTTGTATGCCCTGTGTAGCTATAAAGGAtttaaactatatttatatgtattattattattattattattattattattattatgttatcgTCAACGTCACTAGTGTTGGTAGCGGGGCTTGGCGAAAATTCGACAGAAAAAcctagcatccaatcacaaggacgCGTTGAAATAACaagctagccaatcacagcacagcaggGTGGGACCTGACGCAAAACG from Siniperca chuatsi isolate FFG_IHB_CAS linkage group LG13, ASM2008510v1, whole genome shotgun sequence includes:
- the LOC122886660 gene encoding myoneurin-like isoform X1 — translated: MCSVVGCDSWRRSAHRFKLPEDPERRLEWVQFLFEVNGQRLKESSCTDITICSEHFTDDCFENLTPTGMVQLKPSVVPSLCIKPEPDEPEPCQEPVETTEFTSPCDQLKTRDSPSSYSEESGRTSVAAQESPVPSDTSDAFMSDYGQMLQKIVNIDMIREKAALLQMKGKCVVNEKRLLQLFRCKCPSCGCKLQMEKVTYGVLVILNQRCLQCEYRNQWKSQVNASVPTAEDQHLTGGAAAATPETQQTVSTDDNHSTITGVSEIVAVIDEESDPTGETEESGDEGDMDSDEDWNPVEELLPDKELHGESDEESEYEDDDYPHLAPKHSQLCTDCGMFFSRRWPHTCEHKIKPYSCNICGKRCVSEVALNSHSRIHDANYEHRCKYCHVTFKTKVDKITHEQTHVTQGKPYKCPDCSETFPTNKERKIHLEDHRGPQQLKCDICGIEFNRVRSLQRHLTVHTGVKPFKCSVCQRGFNQAGHLKSHMRLHTGERPYKCQHCDKCFNHNVSLKSHVQRYHTSSSGHERKKGKNKTVCDIVDVQENGNEKGTNSGLDNVEEEQDTKEEVQKDRADVPKKKKRSTGRPIGRPKRNAAGSLAGEMQGQCSSSKSAKVKMQKLKRRRCSDEESEDEPTDCDTSFDLTEEEEEEMSEKVTSSTSRSRRRGKNSDLDSDFDPKDSKRKRYSSQNSGKSSGKRRGRPRKNQVVEDT